One genomic region from Granulimonas faecalis encodes:
- the scpB gene encoding SMC-Scp complex subunit ScpB, which yields MNETLDRLPADSQKGCIEALLLVSSDPLPATTVAKVLGIAPGEAVEALADLSAEYQDANRGIQLRQVAGGWRLFTHPAYHDQVERLVASWDTRKLSQAALETLAVIAYHQPVSREGVKAVRGVNSEGVIASLIDKGLVREAGRDKDRGHAVLYGTTTAFLERFGLSSIKALPPLEDFAPDEASRRFIIERLGGRAAPAPADDGAGQVGAERDEEVVTGQVEVTGDVLDDIDPGLLEVDDDDDE from the coding sequence ATGAACGAGACCCTCGACCGCCTGCCGGCCGACTCCCAGAAGGGCTGCATAGAGGCGCTGCTGCTCGTGTCCTCCGACCCGCTGCCCGCCACCACCGTGGCCAAGGTGCTCGGCATCGCGCCGGGCGAGGCGGTGGAGGCGCTCGCGGACCTCTCCGCCGAGTACCAGGACGCCAACCGCGGCATCCAGCTCAGGCAGGTGGCCGGCGGCTGGCGGCTGTTCACGCACCCGGCCTACCACGACCAGGTGGAGCGCCTCGTGGCCTCCTGGGACACCCGCAAGCTCTCCCAGGCCGCCCTCGAGACCCTCGCCGTCATCGCCTACCACCAGCCCGTGAGCCGTGAGGGCGTCAAGGCCGTGCGCGGGGTGAACTCCGAGGGCGTCATCGCCTCCCTCATCGACAAGGGCCTCGTGCGCGAGGCCGGGCGCGACAAGGACCGCGGCCACGCCGTGCTCTACGGCACCACCACGGCGTTCCTCGAGCGGTTCGGCCTCTCGTCCATCAAGGCGCTGCCGCCCCTGGAGGACTTCGCCCCCGACGAGGCCTCGCGCCGGTTCATCATCGAGCGTCTGGGAGGCCGCGCGGCCCCGGCCCCGGCCGACGATGGCGCGGGGCAGGTCGGCGCGGAGCGGGACGAGGAGGTCGTGACGGGGCAGGTCGAGGTCACAGGCGACGTGCTGGACGACATCGACCCGGGCCTCCTGGAGGTGGACGACGATGACGACGAGTGA
- a CDS encoding pseudouridine synthase codes for MTTSEGAPAVVPMRLQKFLARAGVASRRGSEDLMTAGRVTVNGATVTELGSKVDPAVDEVRVDGRHVFLGDGPFTIVLNKPAGYLTTMRDPRGRPCVAELVPVAEHPGLFPVGRLDGDTTGLLLFTTDGDLGQALAHPSAEKSKDYVALVEGVVRPHELEPLHDGIELDDGLCAPARGHVLSPRSSRVAAVAPHGVPEGMSVVALTIHEGRKHQVKRMLQAIGHPVVRLHRDGFGPVRLGGLAEGAWRPLTDGEARELDGVKAEAAARRRGRGGRP; via the coding sequence ATGACGACGAGTGAGGGCGCGCCTGCCGTGGTGCCCATGCGGCTCCAGAAGTTCCTCGCCCGGGCCGGCGTGGCCAGCCGCCGCGGCTCCGAGGACCTCATGACCGCCGGCCGCGTGACGGTGAACGGCGCGACGGTCACCGAGCTCGGCAGCAAGGTGGACCCCGCCGTGGACGAGGTGCGCGTGGACGGCCGGCATGTCTTCCTCGGGGACGGCCCCTTCACCATCGTGCTCAACAAGCCGGCGGGCTACCTCACCACCATGCGCGACCCCAGGGGCCGTCCCTGCGTGGCCGAGCTCGTGCCCGTGGCCGAGCACCCCGGGCTCTTCCCGGTGGGGCGCCTCGACGGCGACACCACGGGGCTGCTCCTCTTCACCACCGACGGCGACCTCGGCCAGGCGCTCGCCCACCCGTCCGCCGAGAAGTCCAAGGACTACGTGGCCCTCGTGGAGGGCGTCGTGCGCCCCCACGAGCTGGAGCCGCTCCACGACGGCATCGAGCTCGACGACGGCCTCTGCGCGCCCGCCCGCGGCCACGTGCTCTCGCCGCGCTCCTCGCGCGTGGCGGCCGTGGCGCCCCACGGGGTTCCCGAGGGCATGTCGGTCGTGGCCCTCACCATCCACGAGGGCCGCAAGCACCAGGTCAAGCGCATGCTCCAGGCCATCGGCCACCCGGTGGTGCGGCTGCACCGGGACGGCTTCGGCCCCGTACGCCTGGGAGGGCTCGCCGAGGGCGCCTGGCGCCCCCTCACGGACGGGGAGGCCCGGGAGCTCGACGGCGTGAAGGCCGAGGCCGCCGCACGCCGCAGGGGGAGGGGAGGGCGCCCGTGA
- a CDS encoding histidine phosphatase family protein → MSEVLFMRHPETLGNTAHLFSGRRNVELSDRGALQCARAVRALVDWRPDRILTSPLVRCRSIAFGAALCLGIEPEVEGRLVEIDFGALEGLTAAEGRERGLAFPWPVGPDGRSRPAPGAESFEHLMGRAADFLEDARGFGGRVACVTHGGMTRALLGAAYGMEVDRFWDMAIGNVSSQIFVGDGSSRLMVSAMGLTPEEVAARGRARTALEKEENQ, encoded by the coding sequence GTGAGCGAGGTCCTGTTCATGCGCCACCCCGAGACCCTGGGCAACACCGCCCACCTCTTCTCGGGCCGGCGCAACGTCGAGCTGTCCGACCGCGGCGCCCTGCAGTGCGCCCGGGCCGTGCGGGCCCTCGTGGACTGGCGCCCCGACCGCATCCTGACGTCGCCGCTCGTGCGCTGCCGCTCCATCGCCTTCGGGGCGGCGCTCTGTCTCGGGATCGAGCCCGAGGTGGAGGGGCGCCTCGTCGAGATAGACTTCGGCGCGCTCGAGGGGCTCACGGCGGCCGAGGGCCGGGAGCGCGGCCTCGCGTTCCCCTGGCCCGTGGGCCCGGACGGGCGCTCGCGCCCCGCGCCGGGCGCCGAGTCGTTCGAGCACCTCATGGGACGGGCCGCGGACTTCCTCGAGGACGCCCGCGGCTTCGGGGGGCGCGTGGCCTGCGTCACCCACGGCGGCATGACGAGGGCCCTCCTCGGCGCCGCCTACGGTATGGAAGTGGACAGATTCTGGGATATGGCCATAGGCAACGTCTCGTCGCAGATCTTCGTCGGCGACGGCTCGTCCAGGCTTATGGTCAGTGCCATGGGGCTCACGCCCGAGGAGGTGGCGGCCCGAGGCAGGGCGCGCACCGCCCTGGAGAAGGAGGAGAATCAATGA
- the cmk gene encoding (d)CMP kinase — protein sequence MIVVIDGPAGSGKSTVARALGRREGLTYLDTGAMYRCVTLAALERGVDPSDACALGALARSVTIAFGPAAEPGGAPTVLLDGRDVTSAIRTAEVDSNVSAVSGVPAVREAMVAQQRAVGAAGDVVAEGRDMGTVVFPDADVKVFLSADAAARARRRTMEREGTDPRTPGAEVRDLALYERICRDILARDAGDEAHAVGALRCADDAVRLDSTSMTADEVVDAVASLVDGARERAAAEAAPKDAPEEAPKAEPEPAPASEAGEGAGKAAKSAKAAGGDAPMRPFHNTWDDYYDHGMAEFPLPSRMVYSAACAVVYGFTRLYWPWRFEDAEPLMEELERRDKGTVVVMNHVSMVEPVICVVMFWRHGLRIRPVFKKEFNRSDLTRWVFTRVGGIPVDRGTADLKAVRRAKRAIQRGESVLIYPEGTRIRDDDGTADIHGGFALIARMAKTDVTPMAVVGARDVTPEGKRLPRPHRVFFKVGRPLRFGALGVKGRREQLDAMERRAMDRVWELRAELRREHPGEW from the coding sequence ATGATCGTGGTCATCGACGGCCCCGCGGGGTCCGGCAAGTCCACCGTGGCGAGGGCCCTGGGCCGTCGCGAGGGGCTCACCTACCTGGACACCGGCGCCATGTACCGCTGCGTGACCCTGGCGGCCCTCGAGCGGGGCGTGGACCCCTCCGACGCCTGCGCCCTCGGCGCCCTGGCACGCTCGGTCACCATCGCCTTCGGCCCGGCCGCCGAGCCCGGCGGCGCGCCCACGGTGCTCCTCGACGGCCGCGACGTCACCTCCGCCATCCGCACGGCCGAGGTGGACTCCAACGTGAGCGCCGTCTCGGGCGTCCCCGCCGTGCGCGAGGCCATGGTGGCCCAGCAGCGCGCCGTGGGCGCCGCCGGCGACGTGGTGGCCGAGGGTCGCGACATGGGCACCGTGGTCTTCCCCGACGCCGACGTGAAGGTGTTCCTCTCCGCCGACGCCGCGGCCCGGGCCCGCCGCCGCACCATGGAGCGTGAGGGCACCGACCCCCGCACTCCCGGCGCCGAGGTCCGCGACCTGGCCCTCTACGAGCGCATCTGCCGCGACATCCTGGCTCGCGACGCCGGCGATGAGGCCCACGCCGTGGGCGCGCTCCGCTGCGCCGACGACGCCGTGCGCCTGGACTCCACCTCCATGACGGCCGACGAGGTCGTGGATGCCGTGGCCTCCCTCGTGGACGGCGCCCGGGAGCGGGCGGCCGCCGAGGCCGCGCCGAAGGACGCCCCCGAGGAGGCCCCTAAGGCCGAGCCTGAGCCCGCTCCCGCTTCCGAGGCGGGGGAGGGGGCCGGGAAGGCCGCCAAGTCGGCCAAGGCCGCGGGCGGGGACGCCCCCATGCGGCCCTTCCACAACACGTGGGACGACTACTACGACCACGGCATGGCCGAGTTCCCCCTGCCCAGCCGCATGGTCTACTCGGCGGCGTGCGCCGTCGTGTACGGCTTCACGCGCCTGTACTGGCCCTGGCGTTTCGAGGACGCCGAGCCCCTCATGGAGGAGCTCGAGCGCCGCGACAAGGGCACCGTCGTGGTCATGAACCACGTCTCCATGGTCGAGCCGGTGATCTGTGTGGTCATGTTCTGGCGCCACGGCCTGCGCATCCGCCCGGTGTTCAAGAAGGAGTTCAACAGGAGCGACCTCACCCGGTGGGTCTTCACCCGGGTGGGCGGCATCCCCGTGGACCGCGGCACGGCCGACCTCAAGGCCGTGCGCCGGGCCAAGCGCGCCATCCAGCGCGGCGAGTCCGTGCTCATCTACCCCGAGGGCACCCGCATCCGCGACGACGACGGCACCGCCGACATCCACGGGGGCTTCGCCCTCATCGCCCGCATGGCCAAGACCGACGTCACCCCCATGGCTGTGGTGGGGGCCAGGGACGTCACCCCCGAGGGCAAGCGCCTGCCCCGGCCCCACCGCGTCTTCTTCAAGGTGGGCCGCCCCCTGAGGTTCGGCGCCCTCGGCGTCAAGGGGCGCCGAGAGCAGCTCGACGCCATGGAGCGACGCGCCATGGACCGCGTCTGGGAGCTCCGCGCCGAGCTCCGCCGCGAGCACCCGGGGGAGTGGTAG
- the ispH gene encoding 4-hydroxy-3-methylbut-2-enyl diphosphate reductase: protein MATIVVADRAGACFGVERALSLVDGVLSAGGTPVHTMGPLIHNPQVVASLEERGADAVDDGAIRGLPAGDRLVLRSHGVVPEVADEAAAAGLEVVDATCPYVKKVHRAAQRLAAEGYEVVVVGQAGHPEVEGILGHAPGAHVVGSAADARALPDARRVGVVVQTTTEKGLLDEVVSELLARFGEVRVHNTICEATRERQEAAARLADSVDAMVVIGGKNSANTTRLAEICAGRVPTCHVESASELDPAFLAGADTVGVTAGASTPATQIHEVVEALEAMVGEGR, encoded by the coding sequence GTGGCCACCATCGTCGTGGCCGACCGCGCCGGGGCGTGCTTCGGCGTGGAGCGCGCCCTCTCCCTCGTGGACGGCGTCCTCTCGGCCGGCGGCACCCCCGTGCACACCATGGGGCCGCTCATCCACAACCCGCAGGTGGTGGCCTCCCTCGAGGAGCGCGGCGCCGACGCCGTGGACGACGGGGCCATCCGGGGGCTCCCGGCGGGCGACCGCCTCGTGCTCCGCAGCCACGGCGTCGTGCCCGAGGTGGCCGACGAGGCCGCGGCGGCCGGGCTCGAGGTCGTGGACGCCACCTGCCCCTACGTCAAGAAGGTGCACCGCGCGGCGCAGCGCCTGGCCGCCGAGGGCTACGAGGTGGTCGTGGTGGGCCAGGCCGGCCATCCCGAGGTCGAGGGCATCCTCGGCCACGCCCCCGGCGCCCACGTGGTGGGGTCCGCGGCGGACGCCCGGGCCCTGCCCGACGCCAGGCGGGTGGGCGTGGTGGTGCAGACCACCACGGAGAAGGGCCTCCTCGACGAGGTGGTCTCCGAGCTCCTCGCGAGGTTCGGCGAGGTGCGCGTGCACAACACCATCTGCGAGGCCACCCGCGAGCGCCAGGAGGCGGCCGCGCGCCTGGCCGACTCCGTGGACGCCATGGTGGTCATCGGTGGCAAGAACTCCGCCAACACCACGCGCCTGGCCGAGATCTGCGCCGGCCGCGTGCCCACGTGCCACGTGGAGTCCGCCTCCGAGCTGGACCCCGCGTTCCTCGCCGGCGCGGACACCGTGGGCGTCACCGCCGGCGCCTCCACGCCCGCGACGCAGATCCACGAGGTCGTGGAGGCCCTCGAGGCCATGGTGGGCGAGGGCCGGTGA
- a CDS encoding DUF512 domain-containing protein, with translation MSEQRQRADYGRQELPVLGAWVASVEEGSPAWEAGLEPGMRVDAVNGVPLDDIITWRWEADGASVDLDVAVVGEDGSEEACACTLERGPGQDWGLAFSDVLFDGIRTCRNACVFCFMAMLPEGMRDSLYLRDDDYRLSFLQGNFVTLTNVGDDDLERIVSYRLSPMNVSIHAVSHGARRAMMGRNEARGLEVLERLCDEGIEVHAQVVLCPGLNDGEELLRTLDYVEARPAVTSLAIVPMGYTKNSPFTRSYSDDPEAARAVVEAVAPYQGRARATLGITRFQLSDEFYVAARLDPPPAEDYDGYPQFYDGIGMLRSFIDDTSRVVAELPGRAAAVAGALERDDLGLLLVCGEAAEGVYRGFLEGVGWAPRAEAFAVRNDYFGGDVNVTGLIVAEDILAQLPADLSRTVVVLPDLMLNFDSVTLDGMAAADVVAALAERGGDAFFIETLPESLVDGVYGHLLNG, from the coding sequence GTGAGCGAGCAGCGGCAGCGGGCCGACTACGGCCGCCAGGAGCTCCCGGTGCTCGGCGCCTGGGTGGCCTCCGTGGAGGAGGGGAGCCCCGCGTGGGAGGCCGGGCTCGAGCCGGGCATGCGTGTGGACGCCGTGAACGGCGTGCCCCTGGACGACATCATCACCTGGCGCTGGGAGGCCGACGGCGCCTCCGTGGACCTCGACGTCGCCGTGGTGGGGGAGGACGGCTCCGAGGAGGCCTGCGCCTGCACCCTCGAGCGCGGGCCCGGCCAGGACTGGGGCCTCGCCTTCTCCGACGTGCTGTTCGACGGCATCCGCACCTGCCGCAACGCCTGCGTCTTCTGCTTCATGGCCATGCTGCCCGAGGGCATGCGCGACTCGCTCTACCTGCGCGACGACGACTACCGCCTGAGCTTCCTCCAGGGGAACTTCGTGACGCTCACCAACGTGGGCGACGACGACCTGGAGCGCATCGTCTCGTACCGCCTCTCGCCCATGAACGTGAGCATCCACGCCGTGTCCCACGGGGCCCGGCGGGCCATGATGGGCCGCAACGAGGCCCGGGGCCTCGAGGTGCTCGAGCGCCTGTGCGACGAGGGCATCGAGGTCCACGCCCAGGTGGTGCTCTGCCCGGGCCTCAACGACGGCGAGGAGCTGCTCCGCACCCTCGACTACGTGGAGGCGCGCCCTGCCGTCACCTCTCTCGCCATCGTGCCCATGGGCTACACCAAGAACTCGCCCTTCACGAGGAGCTACTCCGACGACCCCGAGGCCGCCCGCGCCGTGGTGGAGGCCGTGGCGCCCTACCAGGGGCGCGCCCGCGCCACCCTGGGCATCACGCGGTTCCAGCTCTCGGACGAGTTCTACGTGGCCGCCCGCCTGGACCCGCCGCCCGCCGAGGACTACGACGGCTACCCGCAGTTCTACGACGGCATCGGCATGCTCAGGAGCTTCATCGACGATACCTCCCGCGTGGTGGCGGAGCTGCCCGGGAGGGCGGCCGCGGTCGCCGGCGCCCTGGAGCGTGACGACCTCGGGCTCCTGCTCGTGTGCGGCGAGGCCGCCGAAGGCGTGTACCGCGGCTTCCTCGAGGGGGTCGGCTGGGCGCCCCGGGCCGAGGCCTTCGCCGTGCGCAACGACTACTTCGGCGGCGACGTCAACGTCACCGGCCTCATCGTGGCCGAGGACATCCTCGCCCAGCTGCCGGCCGACCTGTCGCGCACCGTGGTGGTGCTGCCCGACCTCATGCTCAACTTCGACTCCGTGACCCTCGACGGCATGGCCGCGGCGGACGTCGTCGCGGCCCTCGCCGAGCGCGGCGGGGATGCCTTTTTCATCGAGACGCTGCCGGAGAGCCTCGTGGACGGCGTTTACGGGCACCTGCTGAACGGGTAA
- the der gene encoding ribosome biogenesis GTPase Der yields the protein MPKPIVAVVGRPNVGKSTLVNRIAQGRDAIVHESRGVTRDRSYHEADWNGVEFVLVDTGGIETGRTDDAFSGRIREQALAAVEEADAIVFVVDGRTGATEEDEAVARILRRSDKPVFLCVNKVDDPTNEAALWDFYSLGLDEPRALSALHGTGTGDLLDDLVGSFPEEVAHDDVYPEGTVNIAIIGRPNVGKSSLVNRIAGRTRSIVSDVAGTTRDAVDIVVERDGVPFRIVDTAGMRKRSVVHEDIEYYSMVRGLRAIDEADVCLLVVDSSEGMTEQDQKIAGLAIERGCALVVLLNKWDLADTDRKREECVMSVDRRLDFAPWAPRLRISALTGRSVDKIWALVAQVCENRSRQVPTSALNDLLQRLRETGHTVSRDRKRLRIMYGTQTGSRPPVFAFFCNYPEVVDDNFRRYLENRLRENFDLEGTPVRLRFRRKDS from the coding sequence ATGCCCAAACCCATCGTCGCCGTCGTGGGCCGCCCCAACGTGGGCAAGTCCACCCTGGTAAACCGCATCGCCCAGGGTCGCGACGCCATCGTCCACGAGTCGCGCGGCGTCACGCGCGACCGCTCGTACCACGAGGCCGACTGGAACGGCGTGGAGTTCGTGCTCGTAGACACCGGCGGCATCGAGACCGGCCGCACCGACGACGCCTTCTCCGGCCGCATCCGCGAGCAGGCCCTCGCCGCCGTGGAGGAGGCCGACGCCATCGTGTTCGTGGTGGACGGCCGCACCGGCGCCACCGAGGAGGACGAGGCCGTGGCGCGCATCCTGCGCCGCAGCGACAAGCCCGTCTTCCTCTGCGTCAACAAGGTGGACGACCCCACCAACGAGGCGGCGCTCTGGGACTTCTACTCCCTGGGCCTCGACGAGCCCCGCGCCCTCTCGGCGCTCCACGGCACCGGCACGGGCGACCTGCTCGACGACCTCGTGGGCTCCTTCCCCGAGGAGGTGGCCCACGACGACGTCTACCCCGAGGGCACCGTCAACATCGCCATCATCGGCCGCCCCAACGTGGGCAAGTCGTCGCTCGTCAACCGCATCGCCGGCCGCACCCGCTCCATCGTGAGCGACGTCGCCGGCACCACGCGCGACGCCGTGGACATCGTGGTGGAGCGCGACGGCGTGCCCTTCCGCATCGTCGACACCGCCGGCATGCGCAAGCGCTCCGTGGTCCACGAGGACATCGAGTACTACTCCATGGTCCGCGGCCTGCGCGCCATCGACGAGGCCGACGTCTGCCTCCTCGTGGTCGACTCCTCCGAGGGCATGACCGAGCAGGACCAGAAGATCGCCGGCCTCGCCATCGAGCGCGGCTGCGCCCTCGTGGTGCTGCTCAACAAGTGGGACCTCGCCGACACCGACCGCAAGCGCGAGGAGTGCGTCATGTCGGTGGACCGCCGCCTGGACTTCGCCCCCTGGGCGCCCCGGCTGCGCATCTCCGCCCTCACCGGCCGCTCCGTCGACAAGATCTGGGCCCTCGTGGCGCAGGTCTGCGAGAACCGCTCGCGCCAGGTGCCCACGTCGGCCCTGAACGACCTGCTGCAGCGTCTGCGCGAGACCGGCCACACCGTGTCGCGCGACCGCAAGCGCCTGCGCATCATGTACGGCACCCAGACGGGGTCGAGGCCCCCCGTCTTCGCGTTCTTCTGCAACTACCCCGAGGTGGTCGACGACAACTTCCGCCGTTACCTCGAGAACCGGCTCCGGGAGAACTTCGACCTGGAGGGCACCCCGGTGCGTCTCCGCTTCCGTAGAAAGGACTCGTGA
- the plsY gene encoding glycerol-3-phosphate 1-O-acyltransferase PlsY, translating to MGTPVTLVLLLLMLATYCICGIPFGLIFGDADGVDVRTKGSGNIGTTNVAREVGPKAAALTLACDVAKGFVCTFLGTWVLAFFCFGGDVSQALPMGAWSWTGACLFLAAVCGHVFSPYLRFRGGKGIAVGFGAALGISWPIALGLLVVWALCTVPSKVVSLGSVAAAVALPFLAFFLYQPSSWAFELPFVVVAVVVVWAHRQNIAKMRSGDESTFSMRTGDAPSEAVAAEAAARADVSVSGTDDAPSRLQRAERAEVAEDAAVDAGERAESVERVQEAAEEAAERDASRVPAPGTGLFFGDEEAVTRHIEDETGKGE from the coding sequence ATGGGCACCCCCGTAACGCTCGTCCTGCTCCTGCTGATGCTCGCCACCTACTGCATCTGCGGGATCCCCTTCGGCCTGATCTTCGGCGACGCGGACGGCGTCGATGTGCGCACCAAGGGCTCCGGCAACATCGGCACCACCAACGTGGCGCGCGAGGTCGGTCCCAAGGCCGCCGCCCTCACGCTGGCCTGCGACGTGGCAAAGGGCTTCGTGTGCACGTTCCTCGGCACGTGGGTGCTGGCGTTCTTCTGCTTCGGCGGCGACGTCTCCCAGGCGCTGCCCATGGGCGCGTGGTCCTGGACCGGCGCCTGCCTGTTCCTGGCCGCCGTCTGCGGCCACGTCTTCTCGCCGTACCTGCGCTTCCGGGGCGGCAAGGGCATCGCCGTGGGGTTCGGCGCGGCCCTCGGCATCTCGTGGCCCATCGCCCTCGGCCTGCTCGTGGTGTGGGCGCTCTGCACCGTGCCGTCCAAGGTCGTGAGCCTGGGGTCCGTGGCCGCCGCCGTGGCCCTGCCGTTCCTCGCGTTCTTCCTCTACCAGCCCTCCTCCTGGGCCTTCGAGCTGCCGTTCGTCGTCGTCGCCGTGGTCGTGGTCTGGGCGCACCGCCAGAACATCGCCAAGATGCGCTCCGGTGACGAGTCGACCTTCTCCATGAGGACCGGCGACGCCCCCTCCGAGGCCGTGGCCGCCGAGGCCGCCGCCCGCGCCGACGTCTCCGTCTCCGGCACCGACGACGCCCCGTCGCGCCTGCAGCGCGCCGAGCGCGCGGAGGTGGCCGAGGACGCCGCCGTGGACGCCGGGGAGCGCGCCGAGTCCGTCGAGCGGGTGCAGGAGGCCGCCGAGGAGGCTGCCGAGCGGGACGCCTCCCGGGTCCCCGCGCCCGGCACCGGCCTGTTCTTCGGCGACGAGGAGGCCGTGACCCGGCACATCGAGGACGAGACCGGAAAGGGTGAGTGA
- a CDS encoding NAD(P)H-dependent glycerol-3-phosphate dehydrogenase, whose translation MAGTVCGKVAVVGMGSWGTAAAGLLARNAGEVCGWALEEEVARGISEGHRNPLYLPSYELPANVRATSSMGEALDGADAVVVVVPSAFMRPTAERLAPLLGDDVPVCVLTKGVEPGTMMLMTQVVADVCGGPGRMACLSGPTHAEEICQGKPAAAVVAAASDAVADLFRSLFIAPSFRAYVSSDMVGVEACGAVKNVVAIACGIARGLELGDNTSAVLMTRGLAEIGRLACAMGAEPMTCMGLAGMGDLATTCMSPHSRNRTFGAALVAGETLDEYQARTRMVVEGAAAARSAHELAGRLGVDAPIVAAVHAVLYDHAPLQGEMRRLLDRMPYDEFYGLGGDAR comes from the coding sequence ATGGCTGGCACCGTGTGCGGCAAGGTCGCCGTCGTAGGCATGGGCTCCTGGGGCACGGCCGCGGCCGGGCTCCTCGCCCGGAACGCCGGCGAGGTCTGCGGCTGGGCCCTTGAGGAGGAGGTCGCCCGCGGCATCTCCGAGGGGCACCGCAACCCGCTCTACCTGCCCTCCTACGAGCTGCCGGCCAACGTGCGCGCCACCTCCTCCATGGGGGAGGCGCTGGACGGCGCCGACGCCGTGGTCGTCGTGGTTCCCTCCGCCTTCATGCGCCCCACCGCCGAGAGGCTCGCGCCGCTCCTGGGCGACGACGTCCCGGTCTGCGTGCTCACCAAGGGCGTCGAGCCCGGGACCATGATGCTCATGACCCAGGTGGTGGCCGACGTCTGCGGCGGGCCGGGCCGGATGGCGTGCCTCTCGGGCCCCACCCACGCCGAGGAGATCTGCCAGGGCAAGCCGGCCGCGGCCGTGGTGGCCGCCGCCTCCGACGCCGTGGCCGACCTCTTCCGCTCGCTGTTCATCGCCCCCTCCTTCAGGGCCTACGTGTCGTCCGACATGGTGGGCGTGGAGGCCTGCGGCGCCGTGAAGAACGTGGTGGCCATCGCCTGCGGCATCGCCCGCGGCCTCGAGCTCGGCGACAACACGAGCGCCGTGCTCATGACCCGCGGCCTGGCCGAGATCGGCCGCCTGGCCTGCGCCATGGGCGCTGAGCCCATGACCTGCATGGGCCTCGCCGGCATGGGCGACCTCGCCACCACCTGCATGTCGCCGCACTCCCGCAACCGCACGTTCGGCGCCGCCCTCGTGGCGGGGGAGACCCTGGACGAGTACCAGGCTCGCACCCGCATGGTGGTGGAGGGCGCCGCCGCTGCCCGCTCCGCCCACGAGCTGGCCGGGAGGCTCGGCGTGGACGCCCCCATCGTGGCCGCCGTGCACGCCGTGCTCTACGACCACGCGCCCCTCCAGGGCGAGATGCGCCGCCTTCTCGACCGCATGCCCTACGACGAGTTCTACGGACTGGGAGGCGACGCCCGATGA
- the rpe gene encoding ribulose-phosphate 3-epimerase, translating to MEDAPVLIAPSLLSADLLDLRSELEAIETADWAHIDVMDGHYVPNLTFGPAMVAAVRRQGDLAADVHLMVTNPDECVGLYLDAGADVVSFHMEAARHPHRIVSQIHAAGAKAAVALNPGTPVGALEALLGELDMVLVMSVDPGFGGQSFIPSTLGKLRDLRRLCERVGAAPLVEVDGGVGDVNAADIVAAGADVLVAGSSVFGRPDRAAAVERLRRAGYLGRTGRA from the coding sequence ATGGAAGACGCGCCCGTCCTCATCGCCCCGTCGCTGCTCTCGGCGGACCTGCTCGACCTCCGCTCGGAGCTCGAGGCCATTGAGACGGCCGACTGGGCCCACATCGACGTCATGGACGGACACTACGTGCCCAACCTCACGTTCGGCCCCGCCATGGTGGCCGCGGTGAGGCGCCAGGGCGACCTCGCGGCCGACGTCCACCTCATGGTCACCAACCCCGACGAGTGCGTGGGCCTCTACCTCGACGCCGGCGCCGACGTCGTGAGCTTCCACATGGAGGCGGCGCGGCACCCGCACCGCATCGTGTCCCAGATCCACGCCGCCGGCGCCAAGGCCGCCGTGGCCCTCAACCCCGGCACGCCCGTGGGCGCCCTCGAGGCGCTCCTCGGCGAGCTCGACATGGTGCTGGTCATGAGCGTCGACCCGGGCTTCGGTGGGCAGTCGTTCATCCCGTCCACCCTCGGCAAGCTCCGCGACCTCCGCAGGCTCTGCGAGCGGGTGGGCGCGGCGCCGCTCGTGGAGGTGGACGGCGGCGTGGGCGACGTCAACGCCGCCGACATCGTGGCCGCCGGCGCCGACGTGCTCGTGGCCGGTAGCTCCGTGTTCGGGAGGCCCGACCGCGCCGCGGCGGTCGAACGCCTGCGCCGGGCCGGGTACCTCGGAAGGACGGGGCGCGCCTGA